The genomic region ACTTCTTCCTGTTCATCGTCCTGGGTCTGCCCCTCACGATCGGCTACTGGATCCTCACCTCGCGCTACGGCCCTCCTAAGAACAACAAGGTGCCCATGCCCAACCGCCCGCTCTCGGACTACTACATCattgttgacgaggagatgcgcACCAAGTGGGATGGCAAGAAGATGCCCATGCAGGTCTGGCACGACGCGTACTTTGACGGCAAGATTCAGCTCGCGCCTggcctcaccctcctcgacgtcctcgagtACCGCTACGACTGGTCGCGCTTCGAGCTGTCGTTTGAGAACTTCCGCTACGTCCTGTTCAACCTGATCCCCGACGTCATCTTCCACACCCAGAAGCAGGACGTTGACCACGTTCGTGACAACTACGACCGGGGCAACGACTTCTACTCCTGGTTCCTCGGACCCAGAATGATCTACACCGGCGGTATCATCAGCGACGTCACTCGTGAGGAGaccctcgaggagctccaGGACAACAAGCTCAACATTGTTTGCGACAAGCTCCAGCTCAAGTCCACCGATGACCTTCTCGACATTGGCTGTGGCTGGGGCActctcgccgcccacgccgccaagAACTATGGTTGCCAGGTTACTGGTATCACGGTCGCCCAGGGCGGTGCCGACTGGGGCAACCAGAGACTCCGCGAGTCTGGCATCCCCGAGTCGCAGGGCCGCATCCTCTGCATGGACTACCGCGACTTCcccaaggacaagaagtTTAGCAAGATTACCTGCCTCGAGATGGCTGAGCACGTTGGCATCCGTCGCTACcgcaccttcctcaacgagctgtacaacctcctcgaggacgacggaATCATGATCTTCCAGGTCGCTGGTCTGCGCAAGTGCTGGCAGTTCGAGGACCTTATCTGGGGTCTCTTCATGAACAAATATGTCTTCCCCGGAGCCGACGCTTCCCTCAACTGCGGTTGGGTCGTCAACGAGCTGGAGGGTGCCGGCTTTGAGGTCCAGAGCGTCGACGTCTTTGGCGTGCACTACGCCGCCACCATCAACGGCTGGTACAAGAACTGGGTCTCGAACCgcgagaaggtcgaggccacGTACGGCCCCCGCTGGTACCGCGTTTGGCTCTACTTCCTCGCCTACTCGATCATTGTTGCTCGCCAGGGTGGCTCGTCCGTCTTCCAGATCACGGTCCACAAGAACCTCAACGGCTTCCACCGCGTCGACATGATCCCGTCCCACCCGGTCATCAAGACGCTCCGCCGCAAGGGCGAATTTACCCCGATCGACACTCACAAGGAGTGGTTCCCCCAGGTCTACGGCACCTCGGTCCCCGCCGTGGCTCCCGTCGTTGCTCCCGCCGTTGCTCCCGCCGCCTAAGCGCGGCCTGTACCGGAATGTTTGACCGCAGCCAGGCGCTCTCCTTCGTGTCCATCTACCTCCACCTACCTCACCTTAAGCGCATAGAACAACGCTATAGACTACTTGGCACCAGCGCTGCGGCGTCTTTGAATGCATGTTTGTCTTGCAACTGTGCTCCGTGAATGCTTATGGGGATGTTGGTGTCGTTGTCGTCTATAACACTCGGTACATTCCAGTGCCGGAGGGACTTTGGCGAGAGCGGGGTCGTCCTGGTATTCCGCCTTCATGAGTGATATAGAGAAGGGACTCACGACGACGCAGTACTGAAGATATCATTTGCAGCGGTTCCTCCGAGaagaggtcggcgaggaggcggacgctCAAGCAGTTGGAAGTTGGGTCAGGCTTGGTTGCGTTGCTCGTCATTTGGGTGAGGGGTAACAGAGGTGTGAGTGAGGTAGTGGTAGGTAGAGGATGTGGATGATTATGGGTGGTTTCCAGAGTTTTGATTTGGAGTGTGGCAGATTTGAGTTGAATTCACTCAATGGCGGAAGGTTGTCCGAGGTTGTGACCGTGTTAGCTGTGACTTGTAGTAACTCAATGTCTATATGCTTTGCTGGCCTCCACGGTGTCCTCTGACCGTGTACACATGATGGTCAGTGTGGTCAAGAAGTTTAGTCATCATCAGATCTCTGGTGTCAGCCCCCTCTCCCCGCCACATCACGTCGAGATGGTGCTACGATTCATGCCTACGAATACACTTGATACGATGGATGTACACTACTCTACGACTATCTACCGACCATGGTCATGACGGCCTTTGGAGCCGGTGCTGGTGGTTTTCTAGTATTGGCGTGGCTCCTGGCATGTGCCGTTCCGGGTACCACGCCCGTGGCGTCACTGGCGAGGCTCGTGGAGCTCCCGCTCTTAGCCAGctgggagaggggggaCGGGCGCTGCCGACCCGCCATTggctcgaggcgcttcTTGATCTCCTTGAGTGCCTTGGTGTTGGGCTTCCAAGCCAGGAtgttgtccttgagcgtgcggagctcgtccgcgaACAGGTCTTTGACCTCGGGActgtcgacgagggcacGCATGATCCACGGCAGCTCGAAATCGTTGCGCGAATCGCGAGCCGCGAAGGGCTCGACTTCGAGCGGTGGCATGGGCTGTGCTGCCGGACCGGTGTGAAAGAGATATTGTACGGCGAGCGAGTAGCAACCCAGCTCCTCGTAGGGGGTACTGTGTCCCACGCCAGTCAGGGAGCCTGCGGTGGCTTCGGAGAGGTGTTCTATCAAGCGCTGATCGTCGATGCCCGCGTTGCGGAGCATGAACGCGAAGCAGAGGAGGTTGGTCATAAAgtccgaggccgagtacgATGCGCCGTCGACGTAGAGAGCGCGCAGAAGGAGAGGATGTGAGGCTGTGGAGAACGACGCGCCGTAGATCGGCACGACCTGGTCGTTGAGCGACGACAGGAGGAGAATCTTGACCTCGTTCTCGAGGATCATCGCCAGCGCTCGCTGGTACGCGACCGACacggccgacgtcgagtcCTGGAATTCAAAGAGCTCGCGGGCAGCCGCGTTCTCGAACCACTGAAGGTAGGGCTGGATAacgctcgacgtcgataTTGAGTAGAAGgggccgaggtggacgcCACACATGGCCAGCACGGCCACCTTTTGCCGCCCGCCTTCACGCCCGCTCATCCGCGCTGCGAGTTGCCGCCCCTTCCTTGACTCCTCGTTCGGCATGATACCAATGGGCCCGAAGGCCCATTCGCATCTGGCCGTCGCCTCGCGGTTCGTTGTCGTGCGGAGATGTCCCTGTGCGATCATGCGCGAAATGAGATGCGTCGTGACGATGCATCCCTGTGAATGCGCCGCGAATAGGACGGCATCGGCGCGACGTAGGTCGTTGATCCAGGCAGGGTTGGACAGATATTGCTTGTATAGCCTGTCGACGCGGTGCTCGATcgtgccctcgccctcgagcggGATAAGAGTGAGCCTGAtgtcgtgctcgtcgacgtcccTCTCTTTGAAGAATTTGCggaccgcctcgcccaTCATGTTGGCAAATTTGGTCGACGTGCCCGTCGGCTCACCAATGacgctgatgtcagttTGCAACAAGTTGGCCAACTTGTTCAACTCACGAAGTCAACATCTTCGCTGGGAACCATCCATGCACCCCAATGACGAccacgcgctcgacatcTCGCCAACCGTCGTCAGAGCTGCCACTGCCCAATCCCATGCGCCGAGGGAGGGTGGCTCCAATGTCACGGCCTGCCTTCTTGCCTCGCGTTTCGTCTGGTGGATCGGCCCGTTGCGTGTTGTACACGTAGTTGAAAGCGCGTAGAGCTAATCCGGCCGCTCCGGGAGGTTCGGGATGACGTGGAAGAAGGGATCGCGGTGGGCGATCGAATGTGATGTCGAACGTGGGAATGACAAAGTTCTGCTGTTTAGGCGCCGCCTTAGCTGGACCCGGCAGGTCGGAAGCTCCTTTGGATGCCTGGCCGTTTCCTTGAGCGACTCTTGGGGACGCGGAAGCGACGGGCTGCGACCCACTCCCTGCCGTACATGTGGAGGACGCGTTGgagaggcggcggctgcgatTGACGGAGAGATTCTGCGACCGCTTGTGAGCGAGCTTCTGGGGCGATGGATGCTGGAGGGCCGCAGCGGAGTCTCGGCGATCCTCGGCACGGGATTCAGTGGGCTTGTCTTTGACACTACCAGCCGTTGCCTTGGACTGTGATCCAGCGACCTTGTCCGATGCAGCCGGATGGGAGTGACTGGCCTGTCCTAGGAGGTTGGCACCGGTTGCTTTCACAGGCGCGCCTCCCTTGCCGCCGGCCTGCGACAGGCTCGCCTGGCGCGAGAGATTGACGCCAGTAGCTTTCGAGTGGCTCGTTTCGCGCGACAGCCCCGGGCCCGTGGTCTTAGGATGATTGCCCTCCGATTGGGGGAAGTCCGGATCGTTCTCGAGGTCCAtgatctcctcgccgtccaaCGTCCTAGTCGAGGCGGTGATCCTCTTCTGTGTCGCCCTAAACGCGAGGTAGCTCAACCAACCggatgtggaggtggtggacgTGGCATACTTCGGCTGAGGCGAAGGCGGCGGGGCAAGATGAGGCTCATCGGGCGGAAGCTCGATTTCGGGCTCGCTGGTGTGGAAGTCGGCAGCAGGATGCTCATTCTCAGCGATGGGCTTCTGTTCTTCTGCTGGGTTACTGAGCTCGATGGCTGATGTCGACTCGTCGTGCTCCACAATTGCTTCCGGTTCAGTTGTAATCAACGTGGTGGATGCAGGAAGGCCCGCTTGCCCAGCAGGTGCGGAAGACGGATAGACCCAAGATGCCAGGTACGAGCCCCATCCCTGTGCGGGCGCCGcggacgtcgacggcgatCTGGACCTCGGTCTCTGTGCTTCCGACGATGAACGTGCGGACAATATCTCTGCCGGTGGCTGGAGACTTCCTTCGACAGGCGGTGGTGCCGCGAGGATGTCGGCTGTTGACGTTGGTGCTGGCGGCTCGGCTGGCGTGGCTTCAGGCTTGGGGGCGGGAGTGACTTTGGAGGGCGCGGCGTTGGTGACAGCTGCTGTCGTTTTGGAAGCAACCTTGGAGCCCACCTTGGAACTCGCCTTTCGAGCCTTatcgccgccgcggtgATCAACACTGGTCAACGTGCGCGGAGATGGTGGAGctgagggtgagggcgtTGCGAGGGCAGAGGTTGTGTGGATCACCTCCACACTCTTGCGCTTCACGTTGCCATTCGCGCTGCCGTTGGCGTGCAGAGTATCGTGGGACTCGACCTTGGAtagcgcgagctcggcggccaCAACCGCGGGGTCGGTCATGTCGTTGGGAAGCAAGGGTGGAGGCACGAGGTGATGAGTGGACGTGGAGGCgtcgccacctccaccccagAAGTAGTAGCGCCACCCATTTGGCGTGGTCTTGGCTGGAGGCTCGGTTGGCCGCATGACAGGTGTTGTTGGGTCAGGTGTCCTGGGCTCTGGGTCTGGTTTGTCGTCTGCGACTGGTTGTGGTGAGGAAGTAGGTGGCTGCGATGGGATCAAGGAAGGTACTGTGGCTTCATCGTGTAGTTCTCGTGCCCCAACAGGCCTTGGAGGGGAAGTCCCGGGCCCAATGCGatctccacctccaccttccctcatATCACCGGGATCGGCGGCTGTCACCATGGTTGCAACGTTTGCAGCCCCAGGCGACTCGGCAcgcgccttgcccttgtccttctttgggaacgagggcgcgggcgagTTCCAGCGCAACCACGCTCCACTTTGTTTGGGATTGAGGCGCGGTGTCGTAGGGCCCGGCTCGCACATCACGCATGCGCTATCTCGCCTCTCCTGGGTGGCGGCTCTTTGTTCGGAGATGGAGGGAGTGGGGCTGCCCCTGTGGGGAAcggagcggcgcgagctggcgcgacgccggcgcaTCCGCGGAGTTGCGGGAAGGGAAGAGTCGGTGTCGTGGGGAAGTGATGCGGATGATGTGGGGTCATGGGGATATGGGGAACGTGAAATCGAGGgccccgcctcgtcctcctctggaACAGCAGacgcgaggaggtgggaCGAGCAGTCTGTGCGCATGGACGAGAGCGTTGCGACGCTGGAGCGACGGGAGCGCAGACTCATCCGCTCGCCTGCAGTGTCGCGGTCCAGTTGACGCGagagcgcctcctcgctcgcACTAACGTCTGCCTGGACGGCATCGCCATGTGCAAATACCAGCGAGACCGAGATCGCGGCAGCCACGCGGCCGCGCGAACCCGGCGCACCCCGCAGtgcgggcggcgggcggcgaaCCGACGAAGCGGGAGTGCGTGGCGCGCTGGCGGGAAGGTTCCTGGCACTCATGCAGACAATGACATGGTCGAGGCAGGGGTAGTGTTGGGGTGTGCTGGATGATGTGTTGGCTTGGTTGGGTGGCCACTCGATCAACTCCCCCTTCTGCATCACCCCTccgctcttcctcttcggcACGTGGAGGGACTTGGATTAGTAACAACACATGTGCCAATAGCGGAATCATATTTCCTAATCTCGTCACTTCCCTACCTTCCCCATGGGCATGACATCAGAAATGACGTTGTTGTACTTTGACCCCATCTAAAGTTACACAGGTCTACATGAACAAGGACGCGTCGTAGCGCAGTTGTCATTCACACACTCCTCCACAAACAATGGACAAAGGTACACACTTCTCCATACCATGCTAACCTTAGCATCAGGCAACGCAATCCGTCTCTCCCGGGAGAGCACCGTCCGCCTGCGTTCTGGGGCCGCCATGCCCATCATCGGCTACGGTGTTTACCAGGCCCGTGGCGATGACTGCAAGAATGGTGTCAAGGCGGCTCTTCAGTCCGGGTACCGGCAAAGTGAGTCATGGTGTCACCAGATGCAGCTGACATTAGTCGACAGTGCGCAGGCGTACCATAACGAAACGTGTAAGTCAATTCAATCCCACAAGTCACCCGAATAaggccgcgacgagcttcGCAGGTGAAATGGTGGATGCGAGTGAGCCCGATTCGTCCGCGTGCGTACACCCGGGTGACTGTCTACCGGAGTGGTCTTGGGGTCGCCGCCTTCACATACTCTTTCGGCGCCGGTGGCCCTGATAGCCCCATATTAGTCCGCCCGCCGTCCGCCGCCCAACAACATCTCCCCAGCCTAATCACGCCTTCCCACCATTACTCACCTACTGACGACAGTGGTTGGCGCTGGAGTTGCCAACTCGGGCGTACCCCGCTCCCAGGTATTCATTACGAGCAAGTTTATGCCGGGGCACACGGTGCCGACGGAGGATGAGGTGTTCGATCACCTCGTAAAGTCACCACGGCGCTTCACGCCCGAAACGCCCAGACCGCCCGAGGGACACCTGGACCTGCTGTTAATCCATGCGCCGCGCCCCAACGAGGAGGCACGCGCCGTGCACTGGAAGGCATTAGCACGCGCGCAGAAGGAGGGATGGGCGCGCGACATTGGCGTGTCCAATTTCGGCGTCAAGCATCTGGGCGCCCTCCCCGAGCCGCTTCCCGCCGTCAACCAGATTGAACTGCATCCCTGGTGCCAGCAACGCGACATTGTCCAGTATTGCCAGGACAAGGGGATTGTCGTTCAGGCGTACTGCCCAATAGTGCGCGCCGATCCGAAGCGACTTGGCGATCCCGTCGCTGTAAAGATTGCGCAAAAACACGGCAAGGAGGTGCCGCAGGTGCTCATCCGCTGGAGCTTGCAGAAAGGGTGAGTGTGCGGTGTGATCTGAAGTGTGGTAGCCTGTTTGTGCGACGTGGTGAACCACGTTCGTAGGAGCGAGATGGGGAATGTGGGTTTGGGAGAAGGTAAGGGGGAGCGGGCCGGACGGCtgggggagagagggggagagggagagagggagagagagactAGTCTGGCTCACACCTGTCCAACTCGTCGTTGGCAGGCCGATGCCGAGATTTGCTGTTGGTCACTCCATTTCCGTCTCATCCCGTGGGTGACGGTTGGGGTTGGAATCAAGTGGCTCAGGCGCAGGCacggccgcctcgctgcTGCGCTTGGAGAGGAAGCATACCACGGCCCGGCTCAGCACCTTCTGCGGTATGCGCCAAGCGCTCGAGCCTACCATTCTACCATTCttcgccaccgccgctgcACGCAGACCGAGGAATGAAAGAATTACGCTCAATCGCGTGCCTGTGCAATCATGTGCCTGTGCAATCGCGTGCCTGCGCACAGGTGCATGTTAAGGCGCTGCttggcgcgccgcgtcctAGCCATCTCTGCGGCTCTGGTGAACACGTCATGAGCTGCCGTGGTGGCGCGGCGCCTGCTCGCTACCGCTACCGGGTTGTTGTGATTCCATTCCCCGGCGCCAAGTTGATTGTGTCCGATCTGCGCGGAGGATCACACACACGGCGACAAGTCTCCGCGGCTTGCAACTCGAGTCGGGCTCACGCCAGATACGTCCCATTGCCCAAGAGCGTTACCCCGGAGCGCATCCAGTCAAACCTTGACGTGTTCGACTTTGAGCTCGATGCTGAGGACAtggccgcgctcgactcgctcgacgagggtgCTAAGGGCGCTTGCTCGTGGAACCCCGTCGACAACCCATGAGGCTGTGAGGCTTCTGACTGTGCTGCCACTCGCGTGTAGCCAACAATAATCAAGCCGACAATCAGCTGTGTATGTATTCAGTGCTGAATTCCTTCCTTAGCACACACTAATGCCCGCCGGGACGCTTGGTTGAGAATGCTAACTAAAATGCATCAAAGGGAAAGACTAGGGCTAGAAATACACTGATAGCTGGGTAATGTTGACAGCAAGTCGTACAGGATGATCCGAAAGGATCTATCTAAACAAAGGCGAGTTTGTGGTTGTGCAGGTGGGGGATTGACTCGACGAGGCCCTGGAGCTTGCCGCTACAGCCGTGATGGGCCGGCATAAGCTTCGGCATGGGCACGGGCATGGGGCTGTTTCGCGGCGTCGGGAGATGGCAGTCGGACGAGTTCGTGTTACTGGCGCCAAACCCGAAATCACACACCTCGGACCCGACGAGGCCGGGGGTCCCTGCAGGCGTGGCCGGGTGGTGCACGGGCGCGGTGATGTatctcggcgacggtgaTGGGACATAGTGATGGTGGAACTGGGGCGAGTAGGGACTGGGTGGTGGCCCCACGAGATACCCGTAAAGATCGGACATGTCGGATGGCGGGGTCTGCACATACTCGGAAGTGTACGAGGGCAAGTACGAGATGTAGGGCGAGGCATTGGATGAGGGAATGGACTGTGGTGGCCGTCGTGGCTTTGCGGGCTGTGCGCGTACTGGAATGGGAGGAGGCACGGGcatcggcggcggtgcTGAGAAAGAGGGTGCCCTCTTGACCATGCTGgtgagctgggcgagggtgaTGCGGTCTGCGGGGTTGGACGCGAAAAGGCCTGCGCAGATCTCGGCTGTGGAGTCGGAGACGGGGAGGATTCTTCCAAGGATGGATGGGTTGTCGATGTAGGCGCGGAACGTTTCATCGTCGATGGTGGCCTGCTTCCAAGGGTTCCGGACGCAggcgaggttgatgaggatgatACCGAGTGACCAAAGGTCAGCCTGGACTGTCGAGTAGTTGTCAACTGGCTCAAACAGCCCACCCTGGCATTCAGGGGAGAGGTAAAAGGTGGAGCCGCTAAACGTTAGCATTGATCGATCGGGAGCTTTGTTACTCACCATCCAAAGTCACGGCTGAAGGGCTCTGTAGTCGCAAGCCCAAAGTCGGCCAGAACAACCTTTGTCCCGTCGGCTGAGCATAGGATGTtctcgggcttgaggtcACGGTGGTAGATGCCCATGTCGTGGCAGTGgcggacggcgtcgacaatctggaggaagacggagcggacgagctcgtcatcTCCAATGTATCTCCCACGGTCGGCAATCATGGCAAACAAGTCACCACCTGGGATGTAGTCCATGACAATGTAGGTGTAGTCATCATCGTGAAGCACCTGGTGAATGGCGGCAATGTTTGGGTGGCTACTTGCGATGGTGTGAAGCATGATCTCTCGTCTTTGGAAGAGACGCTGACGTTCGTCGAGGCCTCTGCGGGAGAGGCATTTGACTGCTCGTAAATGGGCAACGGCACCTCCGGCTTCGCAGGGGCATGCTTGAAAGGTATGTGGTAGGTGGTGGGGTGCGCTCGAGCCACCAACAGTTGACCGGCACGGGCAGCCTTTGGGACAGGCACATGCCGAATTCCAGTCACGCGCGAGGTAGACTGCACCATACGCACCGACACCTAAGATGGATTTGAGCTCGATCCCCCATTCGAGAGTGAGACCAGCAAGATCAAGACCTTTGGTGGTGGAACGCATCGATGCCTGTTATGGCGTGGAACGGGGTTGTTGATAGAGACTGGGAGGGAACGGGATGGCAGAAGCCTGGGGACCGATGTGGCGTGTGGCGGTTGAGATTGTGTGAATTCGGACGTGACGGTGCCAGCGTTGAATTCTCGTGGAGCTCGGTGGATACGTTTCGAGCAGCGTGGGGATCATGCAATTGGGAGGGGGGGCAAGTAGATGTGATGTTTCGTTGTGAGACGGCGATGTAAGGCGCAGTCGTAGTAATCGATAggtggagtggagtgggTTGGAGTCGTATGCCGGCCAGCCGGCGGTTTGGATAGTCTGTAGGTAGTTGTGGGTGACCTGGGCATCCTTCATGTCCTTATGAACAACTGCAACACGCACATGACAGACGTCGTTTCACGTGCTTGCTCCTGCGATTCCTACAAACGATAGCACGGTGCTACGCAGACCTTGGAGGGGCCGGGCGCATATACTAGGGAGGGGGGTAATGGCGGCGTCGTAACAGGAACAAGTGGCGGTGGGCGTTGTAGGCCAGA from Cutaneotrichosporon cavernicola HIS019 DNA, chromosome: 2 harbors:
- a CDS encoding uncharacterized protein (Mycolic acid cyclopropane synthetase), producing MSAVDNKFPAEVKAQDAVNGVQANGSSKPAFRLTNSPCIPNGPLPAEGSGAFNNYHLAAIVILVPWFVQRCLPFGRRSWYIYFFLFIVLGLPLTIGYWILTSRYGPPKNNKVPMPNRPLSDYYIIVDEEMRTKWDGKKMPMQVWHDAYFDGKIQLAPGLTLLDVLEYRYDWSRFELSFENFRYVLFNLIPDVIFHTQKQDVDHVRDNYDRGNDFYSWFLGPRMIYTGGIISDVTREETLEELQDNKLNIVCDKLQLKSTDDLLDIGCGWGTLAAHAAKNYGCQVTGITVAQGGADWGNQRLRESGIPESQGRILCMDYRDFPKDKKFSKITCLEMAEHVGIRRYRTFLNELYNLLEDDGIMIFQVAGLRKCWQFEDLIWGLFMNKYVFPGADASLNCGWVVNELEGAGFEVQSVDVFGVHYAATINGWYKNWVSNREKVEATYGPRWYRVWLYFLAYSIIVARQGGSSVFQITVHKNLNGFHRVDMIPSHPVIKTLRRKGEFTPIDTHKEWFPQVYGTSVPAVAPVVAPAVAPAA
- the SKS1 gene encoding uncharacterized protein (Serine/Threonine protein kinases, catalytic domain), which translates into the protein MLHTIASSHPNIAAIHQVLHDDDYTYIVMDYIPGGDLFAMIADRGRYIGDDELVRSVFLQIVDAVRHCHDMGIYHRDLKPENILCSADGTKVVLADFGLATTEPFSRDFGCGSTFYLSPECQGGLFEPVDNYSTVQADLWSLGIILINLACVRNPWKQATIDDETFRAYIDNPSILGRILPVSDSTAEICAGLFASNPADRITLAQLTSMVKRAPSFSAPPPMPVPPPIPVRAQPAKPRRPPQSIPSSNASPYISYLPSYTSEYVQTPPSDMSDLYGYLVGPPPSPYSPQFHHHYVPSPSPRYITAPVHHPATPAGTPGLVGSEVCDFGFGASNTNSSDCHLPTPRNSPMPVPMPKLMPAHHGCSGKLQGLVESIPHLHNHKLAFV
- a CDS encoding uncharacterized protein (Aldo/keto reductase family) gives rise to the protein MDKASGNAIRLSRESTVRLRSGAAMPIIGYGVYQARGDDCKNGVKAALQSGYRQIDSAQAYHNETLVGAGVANSGVPRSQVFITSKFMPGHTVPTEDEVFDHLVKSPRRFTPETPRPPEGHLDLLLIHAPRPNEEARAVHWKALARAQKEGWARDIGVSNFGVKHLGALPEPLPAVNQIELHPWCQQRDIVQYCQDKGIVVQAYCPIVRADPKRLGDPVAVKIAQKHGKEVPQVLIRWSLQKGYVPLPKSVTPERIQSNLDVFDFELDAEDMAALDSLDEGAKGACSWNPVDNP